The Kocuria sp. TGY1127_2 genome includes a window with the following:
- a CDS encoding YlxR family protein → MSSPPGIRTCIGCRRSEDQTALVRVVLQRSQGAQTGVVVLDPKRSFQGRGAWLHPDQECLDRAVKTKAFARSFRTRVDSEHLEGQWCAEENAVLRRYAATEEHPLAQSTDAQASEESE, encoded by the coding sequence ATGTCTTCCCCTCCCGGTATTCGTACGTGCATCGGCTGTCGGCGGAGCGAAGATCAAACCGCACTAGTACGTGTGGTCCTGCAACGGTCGCAGGGAGCGCAAACTGGCGTCGTCGTCCTGGATCCCAAAAGGTCCTTTCAAGGACGTGGCGCCTGGTTACACCCTGACCAGGAGTGTTTGGACCGGGCGGTCAAGACCAAGGCATTCGCCAGATCTTTCCGTACCCGAGTCGATTCCGAACACCTCGAAGGTCAGTGGTGCGCGGAAGAAAACGCCGTCCTGCGGCGTTATGCGGCCACTGAGGAACACCCCCTAGCTCAATCAACGGACGCACAAGCGTCTGAAGAAAGCGAGTAG